One segment of Streptomyces sp. XD-27 DNA contains the following:
- the nadD gene encoding nicotinate-nucleotide adenylyltransferase produces MGEQKPSAKRRLGVMGGTFDPIHHGHLVAASEVAAQFHLDEVVFVPTGQPWQKSHRKVSAAEDRYLMTVIATASNPQFSVSRIDIDRGGPTYTTDTLRELRALNADTELFFITGADALSQILTWRDTEELFSLAHFIGVTRPGHILADPGFPEGGVSLVEVPALAISSSDCRARVAAGEPVWYLVPDGVVRYIDKRDLYRHDC; encoded by the coding sequence ATGGGAGAGCAGAAACCGTCCGCGAAGCGGCGGCTTGGCGTGATGGGCGGGACCTTCGACCCGATCCACCACGGTCACCTGGTCGCCGCCAGCGAGGTGGCCGCGCAGTTCCACCTGGACGAGGTGGTGTTCGTACCGACCGGGCAGCCGTGGCAGAAGAGCCACAGGAAGGTGTCCGCGGCGGAGGACCGCTACCTGATGACGGTCATCGCCACCGCCTCCAACCCCCAGTTCTCGGTCAGCCGCATCGACATCGACCGCGGTGGTCCCACGTACACCACCGATACGCTGCGCGAGCTGCGCGCGCTCAACGCCGACACGGAGCTGTTCTTCATCACCGGCGCCGACGCCCTCAGCCAGATCCTCACCTGGCGGGACACCGAGGAGCTGTTCTCCCTCGCCCACTTCATCGGCGTGACCAGACCCGGCCACATACTGGCGGACCCCGGTTTCCCCGAGGGAGGGGTCTCCCTGGTGGAGGTACCGGCACTGGCGATCTCCTCGTCGGACTGCCGGGCGCGGGTCGCGGCGGGCGAGCCCGTCTGGTATCTGGTGCCGGACGGCGTCGTGCGCTACATCGACAAGCGCGACCTGTACCGGCACGACTGCTAA
- a CDS encoding LCP family protein, translating into MNDGQDPYARDPYDPQQPQVYGYDAYGRPVYQQPQQPAQQDEYGYSYDPYGQQAPPQQQPPQPQPYDPYGRQQDTGYGFYGRQQAGTQPGYDPYAAQQQAQQTGLQPPSSRPQQPIGHVPQQQDYATYDDTGTQHADPGAQHSVPGAQRLVPPQREREPAAPGRPPRRPGPERGEEPQDGPYRTDQFSFVEEPDEDSEDVIDWLKFAETRTERRDERRRKTRNRLIALTVVLVLAAAGGVGYLWHAGKLPGMSDGTQEQARPGGPQQRDVIVVHLRETRGGDSSTALLVDNETTKKGTTVLLPNALAVASEEGGPTTLGKLVEGESSDATRDALGTLLGSKIEGTWRLDTPYLENLVELVGGVTVDTDVAVPAKKGEETLVKQGKEQTLSGQAAVAYATYRAPAEAQAKQLARFGQVMRAVLNKMPSDADDATKTVEALVQIPDPSLTERDLGSSLADLAEQAKTGAYDTTLLPVQQDGTLSERATERVVKDILGGTVRNTDQGGVTRISLRNASGKESAAGAAQVTLVNGGFTVVGASAENTAQATSRVTYADDRHAKQAEEVAKTLGLPTSAVHKGKGAFNADVTVVLGRDYKGSVG; encoded by the coding sequence GTGAACGACGGACAGGACCCGTACGCCCGGGATCCGTACGACCCGCAGCAGCCGCAGGTCTACGGCTACGACGCCTACGGCCGCCCGGTGTACCAGCAGCCGCAGCAGCCGGCGCAGCAGGACGAGTACGGCTACTCCTACGACCCGTACGGGCAGCAGGCGCCCCCGCAGCAGCAGCCGCCGCAGCCGCAGCCGTACGACCCGTACGGCCGGCAGCAGGACACGGGGTACGGCTTCTACGGCCGGCAGCAGGCGGGGACGCAGCCCGGATACGACCCGTACGCCGCCCAGCAGCAGGCGCAGCAGACGGGCCTCCAGCCGCCGTCCTCCCGACCCCAGCAGCCGATCGGCCACGTACCGCAGCAGCAGGACTACGCGACGTACGACGACACGGGGACGCAGCACGCCGACCCCGGCGCGCAGCACAGCGTCCCCGGCGCGCAGCGGCTCGTACCCCCGCAGCGTGAGCGGGAACCGGCGGCACCGGGGCGGCCGCCGCGCCGCCCCGGCCCGGAGCGCGGCGAGGAGCCGCAGGACGGCCCGTACCGCACGGACCAGTTCTCCTTCGTCGAGGAGCCCGACGAGGACTCCGAGGACGTCATCGACTGGCTGAAGTTCGCCGAGACCCGCACCGAGCGGCGCGACGAGCGGCGCCGCAAGACCCGCAACCGCCTGATCGCGCTGACCGTGGTGCTCGTGCTCGCCGCCGCGGGCGGCGTCGGCTATCTCTGGCACGCCGGCAAGCTGCCCGGGATGTCGGACGGCACGCAGGAGCAGGCGCGGCCCGGCGGCCCGCAGCAGCGCGACGTGATCGTGGTGCATCTGCGCGAGACGCGCGGCGGCGACAGCTCCACGGCGCTGCTGGTCGACAACGAGACCACCAAGAAGGGCACCACCGTCCTGCTGCCCAACGCGCTCGCCGTCGCCAGCGAGGAAGGCGGCCCCACCACGCTCGGCAAGCTGGTGGAGGGCGAGAGCTCGGACGCCACCCGCGACGCGCTCGGCACCCTGCTGGGCTCGAAGATCGAGGGCACCTGGCGGTTGGACACGCCCTATCTGGAGAACCTGGTCGAGCTGGTCGGCGGCGTCACCGTCGACACCGACGTGGCCGTGCCCGCGAAGAAGGGCGAGGAAACGCTGGTCAAGCAGGGCAAGGAGCAGACCCTGAGCGGCCAGGCGGCCGTGGCGTACGCCACCTACCGCGCGCCCGCCGAGGCCCAGGCCAAGCAACTGGCCCGGTTCGGCCAGGTCATGCGGGCCGTGCTGAACAAGATGCCCAGCGACGCGGACGACGCGACCAAGACCGTCGAGGCCCTCGTCCAGATCCCGGACCCCTCGCTCACCGAACGGGACCTCGGCTCGTCGCTGGCCGACCTCGCCGAACAGGCCAAGACCGGCGCGTACGACACCACGCTGCTGCCCGTGCAGCAGGACGGCACGCTCAGCGAGCGCGCCACCGAGCGTGTGGTCAAGGACATCCTCGGCGGCACGGTGCGGAACACCGACCAGGGCGGGGTGACGCGGATCAGCCTCCGCAACGCCTCCGGCAAGGAGAGCGCGGCGGGCGCCGCGCAGGTCACGCTGGTGAACGGCGGCTTCACCGTCGTCGGCGCGAGCGCGGAGAACACCGCACAGGCCACCTCCCGGGTGACCTACGCCGACGACCGGCACGCGAAGCAGGCCGAGGAGGTCGCCAAGACGCTGGGGCTGCCGACGAGCGCGGTCCACAAGGGCAAGGGCGCGTTCAACGCGGACGTGACCGTCGTCCTGGGCCGGGACTACAAGGGCTCGGTGGGCTGA
- a CDS encoding M48 family metallopeptidase, which produces MSDSTTPGGGKVPGRSRRRFPGISSRAYEHPADRSALVALRKLSGFDTVFKALSGLLPERSLRLLYLSDSVRVSDRQFAHLHEMLRDACYILDLERVPAMYVTQDPQPTAMCVGLDEPIIVLSTGLVELLDEEEMRAVIGHEVGHALSGHSVYRTVLLFLTNFALKVAWIPLGNVAVMAIVTTLREWFRKSELSADRAGLLVGQDLQASMRGLMKLAGGHHLHEMNVDAFLEQADEYERAGDLRDSVLKIMNVLPRSHPFTTVRAAELRKWAAGRDYQRIMDGHYPRRADDPDTSVSESFKESASHYATTVRGSKDPLMAFVRDVAGGAGDLGGRLRDRFTGGGRGTNPPGAGPRPGETSSTGTPPEDAPSDGTTDDTPPKGGTEAP; this is translated from the coding sequence ATGAGTGACAGCACGACACCGGGTGGCGGGAAGGTGCCGGGCCGGTCGCGGCGCCGGTTCCCCGGTATCTCGTCGCGCGCGTACGAACACCCGGCGGATCGCTCGGCGTTGGTGGCGCTGCGCAAGCTGAGCGGGTTCGACACCGTCTTCAAGGCGCTCAGCGGGCTGCTGCCCGAGCGCAGTCTGCGGCTGCTGTACCTGTCGGACTCGGTGCGGGTGAGCGACCGGCAGTTCGCGCATCTGCACGAGATGCTGCGGGACGCCTGCTACATCCTGGACCTGGAGCGGGTCCCTGCGATGTACGTCACCCAGGACCCGCAGCCGACCGCGATGTGCGTCGGCCTGGACGAGCCGATCATCGTGCTGTCCACGGGGCTCGTCGAGCTGCTGGACGAGGAGGAGATGCGCGCGGTGATCGGCCATGAGGTCGGCCACGCGCTGTCCGGGCACTCCGTCTACCGCACGGTGCTGCTGTTCCTGACCAACTTCGCGCTGAAGGTCGCCTGGATCCCGCTGGGCAACGTCGCGGTGATGGCGATCGTGACGACGCTGCGCGAGTGGTTCCGCAAGTCGGAGCTGTCCGCCGACCGGGCCGGGCTGCTGGTCGGGCAGGACCTCCAGGCGTCGATGCGCGGCCTGATGAAGCTGGCGGGCGGCCACCATCTGCACGAGATGAACGTGGACGCGTTCCTGGAGCAGGCCGACGAGTACGAGCGCGCCGGGGACCTGCGGGACTCCGTCTTGAAGATCATGAACGTGCTGCCGCGCAGCCACCCGTTCACCACGGTGCGCGCCGCCGAGCTGCGGAAATGGGCGGCCGGGCGCGACTACCAACGGATCATGGACGGCCACTATCCGCGGCGCGCGGACGACCCGGACACCTCGGTGTCGGAGTCGTTCAAGGAGTCCGCGTCGCACTACGCCACGACGGTGCGCGGCAGCAAGGACCCGCTGATGGCGTTCGTACGGGATGTCGCGGGCGGGGCGGGGGACCTGGGCGGCCGGCTGCGGGACAGGTTCACCGGAGGCGGGCGCGGCACGAATCCGCCGGGGGCGGGCCCCCGGCCCGGGGAGACCTCGTCCACGGGCACGCCGCCCGAGGATGCCCCGAGCGACGGCACCACCGACGACACCCCGCCCAAGGGCGGCACCGAGGCGCCCTGA
- the obgE gene encoding GTPase ObgE, with product MTTFVDRVELHVAAGNGGHGCASVHREKFKPLGGPDGGNGGRGGDVILVVDQSVTTLLDYHHSPHRKATNGKPGEGGNRSGKDGTDLVLPVPDGTVVQDKQGNVLADLIGQGTTYVAAQGGRGGLGNAALASARRKAPGFALLGEPGQAGDIVLELKTVADVALVGYPSAGKSSLISVLSAARPKIADYPFTTLVPNLGVVTAGSTVYTIADVPGLIPGASQGRGLGLEFLRHVERCSVLVHVLDTATLESERDPLSDLDVIEAELAEYGGLDDRPRIVVLNKVDIPDGKDLADIIRPELAARGYQIFEVSAVARTGLKELSFALAKVVAEARAAKPKEEATRIVIRPKAVDDAGFTVTREEDGLYRVRGEKPERWVRQTDFNNDEAVGYLADRLNRLGVEDELMKAGARAGDGVAIGAEDDAVVFDWEPTMAAGAEMLGRRGEDHRLEAPRPAAQRRRDRDAERDDADREYDEFRPF from the coding sequence ATGACCACCTTCGTGGACCGCGTCGAGCTGCATGTCGCCGCGGGTAACGGAGGCCACGGCTGCGCCTCCGTTCACCGTGAGAAGTTCAAGCCGCTCGGCGGCCCCGACGGCGGCAACGGCGGCCGCGGCGGTGACGTGATCCTGGTCGTCGACCAGTCCGTCACCACCCTCCTCGACTACCACCACAGTCCGCACCGCAAGGCCACCAACGGCAAGCCCGGCGAGGGCGGCAACCGCTCCGGCAAGGACGGTACGGACCTGGTGCTGCCCGTCCCGGACGGCACCGTCGTCCAGGACAAGCAGGGCAACGTGCTCGCCGACCTGATCGGCCAGGGCACCACCTACGTCGCCGCCCAGGGCGGCCGGGGCGGGCTGGGCAACGCGGCCCTCGCCTCCGCCCGCCGCAAGGCCCCCGGTTTCGCGCTGCTGGGCGAGCCCGGCCAGGCCGGGGACATCGTGCTGGAGCTGAAGACCGTCGCGGACGTGGCCCTCGTGGGCTACCCCAGCGCCGGCAAGTCGTCGCTGATCTCGGTGCTCTCGGCCGCCAGGCCGAAGATCGCCGACTACCCGTTCACCACGCTCGTCCCCAACCTCGGCGTCGTCACGGCCGGTTCCACGGTCTACACGATCGCCGACGTGCCCGGCCTCATCCCCGGCGCCAGCCAGGGCAGGGGCCTGGGCCTGGAGTTCCTCCGCCATGTCGAGCGCTGCTCGGTGCTGGTCCACGTCCTGGACACGGCGACGCTGGAGTCCGAGCGCGACCCGCTGTCCGACCTGGACGTCATCGAGGCGGAGCTGGCGGAGTACGGCGGCCTGGACGACCGGCCGCGGATCGTCGTCCTCAACAAGGTCGACATCCCCGACGGCAAGGACCTCGCCGACATCATCCGGCCGGAGCTGGCGGCCCGCGGATACCAGATCTTCGAGGTCTCGGCCGTCGCCCGTACAGGGCTCAAGGAGCTGTCGTTCGCGCTCGCCAAGGTCGTGGCCGAGGCGCGGGCGGCCAAGCCGAAGGAAGAGGCGACCCGGATCGTCATCCGGCCCAAGGCCGTCGACGACGCGGGCTTCACGGTGACGCGCGAGGAGGATGGCCTGTACCGGGTGCGCGGCGAGAAGCCGGAGCGCTGGGTGCGGCAGACCGACTTCAACAACGACGAGGCCGTGGGCTACCTGGCCGACCGGCTCAACCGCCTCGGTGTCGAGGACGAGCTGATGAAGGCCGGCGCCCGGGCCGGCGACGGTGTGGCGATCGGAGCCGAGGACGACGCGGTCGTCTTCGACTGGGAGCCGACCATGGCGGCCGGCGCCGAGATGCTCGGCCGACGTGGCGAGGACCACCGCCTCGAGGCCCCGCGGCCCGCGGCGCAGCGCCGCCGGGACCGGGACGCGGAGCGCGACGACGCGGACCGCGAGTACGACGAGTTCCGCCCGTTCTGA
- a CDS encoding glutamate-5-semialdehyde dehydrogenase, producing MTSAPTSPLANPWPKSPVLQAAYRARAAATDLAPLPRAAKDDALLAIADALEVRTKEIVEANGTDVERARAAGTSEAIIDRLTLTPERVRAIAADVRHVVALPDPVGEVVRGSTLPNGIDLRQVRVPLGVVGIIYEARPNVTVDAAALCLKSGNAVLLRGSSSAYASNSALVTVIRDAVGGAGLPADAVQLVPGESRDSVRELMRARGLVDVLIPRGGASLIRTVVEESTVPVIETGTGNCHVYVDADADLDMAVDILVNSKAQRPSVCNAAETLLVHQDIADRFLPRALQALAQAGVTVHGDERVLALAEGSKATVVPAAVEDWETEYLSYDIAAAVVESLDAAVAHIRLWSSGHTEAIVTGSQAAARRFTQLVDSTTVAVNASTRFTDGGQFGFGAEIGISTQKLHARGPMGLPELTSTKYIVTGDGHTR from the coding sequence ATGACCAGCGCACCGACCTCGCCTCTGGCCAACCCCTGGCCCAAGTCTCCGGTCCTCCAGGCCGCCTACCGGGCCCGCGCCGCCGCCACCGACCTGGCCCCGCTGCCGCGCGCCGCCAAGGACGACGCGCTGCTGGCCATCGCCGACGCGCTGGAGGTGCGCACCAAGGAGATCGTCGAGGCCAACGGCACCGACGTGGAGCGGGCCCGCGCCGCAGGCACCAGCGAGGCGATCATCGACCGGCTCACCCTCACCCCCGAGCGGGTGCGGGCCATCGCCGCGGACGTGCGCCACGTGGTCGCGCTGCCCGACCCGGTCGGCGAGGTGGTGCGCGGCTCCACCCTGCCCAACGGCATCGACCTGCGCCAGGTCCGGGTCCCTCTCGGCGTCGTCGGCATCATCTACGAGGCCCGGCCCAACGTGACCGTGGACGCCGCCGCGCTCTGCCTGAAGTCCGGCAACGCCGTGCTGCTGCGCGGCTCGTCGTCCGCGTACGCCTCCAACAGTGCGCTGGTGACGGTGATCCGTGACGCCGTCGGCGGAGCCGGACTGCCCGCCGACGCCGTGCAGTTGGTGCCCGGCGAGAGCCGCGACTCGGTGCGCGAGCTGATGCGTGCCCGCGGCCTGGTCGACGTGCTGATCCCGCGTGGCGGCGCCTCGCTCATCCGTACCGTCGTGGAGGAGTCCACCGTTCCGGTCATCGAGACCGGCACCGGGAACTGCCATGTGTACGTGGACGCGGACGCCGACCTCGACATGGCCGTCGACATCCTGGTCAACTCCAAGGCGCAGCGGCCGAGCGTGTGCAACGCGGCGGAGACGCTGCTGGTGCACCAGGACATCGCCGACCGGTTCCTGCCGCGCGCGCTCCAGGCGCTGGCGCAGGCGGGGGTGACCGTGCACGGCGACGAGCGGGTGCTGGCGCTGGCCGAGGGCTCCAAGGCCACCGTTGTCCCGGCCGCGGTCGAGGACTGGGAGACCGAGTACCTCAGCTACGACATCGCGGCGGCGGTCGTGGAGTCGCTGGACGCGGCCGTGGCTCACATCCGGCTGTGGTCCTCCGGTCACACCGAGGCGATCGTCACCGGCTCGCAGGCCGCGGCCCGCCGGTTCACCCAGTTGGTGGACTCCACCACGGTGGCCGTGAACGCCTCGACGCGGTTCACCGACGGCGGCCAGTTCGGCTTCGGCGCGGAGATCGGCATCTCGACCCAGAAGCTGCACGCCCGCGGCCCGATGGGGCTGCCCGAGCTGACCTCCACCAAGTACATCGTCACCGGCGACGGCCACACCCGCTGA
- the rpmA gene encoding 50S ribosomal protein L27 — protein sequence MAHKKGASSTRNGRDSNAQRLGVKRFGGQVVNAGEILVRQRGTHFHPGTGVGRGGDDTLFALAAGAVQFGTHRGRKVVNIVPVA from the coding sequence ATGGCACACAAGAAGGGCGCATCGTCCACTCGGAACGGTCGCGACTCCAACGCTCAGCGGCTCGGCGTCAAGCGCTTCGGCGGCCAGGTCGTCAACGCCGGTGAGATCCTGGTCCGCCAGCGCGGCACCCACTTCCACCCGGGCACGGGCGTCGGCCGTGGCGGCGACGACACGCTGTTCGCGCTGGCCGCCGGTGCGGTGCAGTTCGGCACCCACCGTGGCCGCAAGGTCGTGAACATCGTTCCGGTCGCCTAG
- the rplU gene encoding 50S ribosomal protein L21: MYAIVRTGGRQQKVAVGDVIEVDRISTSKVGDTVELSTLLVVDGDSVTSDPWVLAGVKVHAEVVDHHKGAKIDILKYKNKTGYRKRIGHRQLHTALKITKIDAAAK; this comes from the coding sequence GTGTACGCGATCGTGCGCACCGGCGGCCGCCAGCAGAAGGTGGCCGTTGGCGACGTCATTGAGGTTGACCGTATTTCCACCAGCAAGGTCGGCGACACCGTCGAGCTCTCGACCCTGCTCGTCGTCGACGGCGACTCGGTCACCAGCGACCCGTGGGTCCTGGCCGGTGTGAAGGTCCACGCCGAGGTTGTGGACCACCACAAGGGTGCCAAGATCGACATCCTGAAGTACAAGAACAAGACCGGCTACCGCAAGCGGATCGGTCACCGTCAGCTGCACACTGCGCTGAAGATCACCAAGATCGACGCGGCTGCGAAGTAA
- the proB gene encoding glutamate 5-kinase: MVKVGSSSLTTAAGGLDADRVDALVDVLAKVLDGGDKEIVLVSSGAIAAGLAPLGLERRPRDLARQQAAASVGQGLLVARYTASFARYGRRVGQVLLTTDDTSRRAHYRNAYRTLDQLLAMGAVPVVNENDTVATDEIRFGDNDRLAALVAHLVRADLLVLLSDVDGLYDGDPSTPGTSRITAVRGPADLDGVSIGSVGRAGVGTGGMVTKVEAARIAAAAGIPVVLTAARHAADALQGRDTGTYFHRTGRRSRDRLLWLAHASAPQGALVLDDGAVHAVVERRSSLLPAGIAAVEGDFTAGDPVELRDTAGRAVARGLVNFDAKEIPRLLGRSTRDLARELGSAYEREIVHRDDLVVLHH, from the coding sequence GTGGTCAAGGTCGGTTCGTCCTCGCTCACCACCGCGGCGGGTGGCCTGGACGCGGACCGGGTCGACGCCCTGGTCGATGTCCTGGCCAAGGTGCTCGATGGAGGCGACAAGGAGATCGTGCTGGTCTCCTCCGGCGCCATCGCCGCCGGACTGGCCCCGCTGGGCCTGGAGCGGCGCCCCCGCGACCTCGCCCGCCAGCAGGCGGCCGCCAGTGTCGGCCAGGGGCTGCTGGTCGCCCGCTACACCGCCTCCTTCGCCCGGTACGGCCGCCGTGTCGGGCAGGTGCTGCTGACCACGGACGACACCAGCCGCCGTGCCCACTACCGCAACGCCTACCGCACCCTGGACCAGCTGCTGGCCATGGGCGCGGTGCCGGTCGTCAACGAGAACGACACCGTCGCCACCGACGAGATCCGGTTCGGCGACAACGACCGGCTCGCCGCGCTGGTCGCCCACCTGGTCAGGGCCGATCTGCTGGTGCTGCTCTCGGACGTCGACGGGCTCTACGACGGTGACCCGAGCACCCCCGGCACCTCCCGGATCACCGCGGTGCGGGGACCGGCGGACCTCGACGGCGTGTCGATCGGCAGCGTCGGCCGGGCCGGGGTCGGCACCGGGGGCATGGTCACCAAGGTCGAGGCGGCCCGGATCGCCGCGGCCGCGGGCATCCCCGTCGTCCTCACCGCCGCCCGCCACGCCGCCGACGCCCTCCAGGGCCGCGACACCGGTACGTACTTCCACCGCACCGGCCGCCGCTCCCGCGACCGCCTCCTGTGGCTCGCGCACGCCTCCGCCCCCCAGGGCGCGCTCGTGCTGGACGACGGCGCGGTGCACGCCGTGGTCGAGCGGCGCAGCTCGCTGCTCCCGGCGGGCATCGCCGCCGTCGAGGGCGATTTCACGGCGGGCGACCCCGTGGAGCTGCGGGACACCGCCGGACGGGCCGTCGCGCGCGGGCTGGTCAACTTCGACGCGAAGGAGATCCCCCGGCTGCTCGGCCGGTCCACCCGCGACCTGGCGCGCGAGCTCGGCTCGGCCTACGAGCGCGAGATCGTGCACCGCGACGATCTGGTCGTGCTGCACCACTGA